In Aegilops tauschii subsp. strangulata cultivar AL8/78 chromosome 3, Aet v6.0, whole genome shotgun sequence, one genomic interval encodes:
- the LOC109760513 gene encoding cytochrome P450 86A1, protein MATAMDAGVLHPGAIVVTVVALASAYMVWFWALSRRLSGPPMWPLVGSLPSVVVNRKRVHDWIADNLRATGEAATYQTCILPLPFLARRQGLVTVTCNPRNLEHILRARFDNYPKGPMWQAAFHDLLGQGIFNSDGETWLLQRKTAALEFTTRTLRQAMARWANRSIKDRLWRILADHCHAAASVDLQDLLLRLTFDNICGLTFGKDPETLSPGLTENPFANAFDEATLATMQRFLFPSFLWRIKKALGIGSEQSLRKSLAVVDQFMTETIAARKATPSDDLLSRFMKKRDSNGKAFPEDVLQWIALNFLLAGRDTSSVALSWFFWTVMQRPDVERKVLLEIASVLRETRGDDTGRWAEEPLDFDELDRLVYLKAALSETLRLYPSVPQDSKYVVADDVLPDGTVVPAGSAITYSIYSVGRMESIWGKDCVEFRPERWLSADGSRFEPVKDAYRFVAFNGGPRTCLGKDLAYLQMKSIASAVLLRHSVELVPGHQVEQKMSLTLFMKNGLRVNVKPRDLADYVAPPPEEAPPLGSVVIPTTTAAAA, encoded by the coding sequence ATGGCCACGGCAATGGACGCCGGCGTGCTGCACCCCGGCGCCATCGTGGTGACGGTCGTGGCATTGGCCTCGGCGTACATGGTGTGGTTCTGGGCGCTGTCGAGGCGGCTGTCGGGGCCCCCGATGTGGCCGCTGGTGGGCAGCCTCCCCAGCGTCGTGGTGAACCGGAAGCGGGTCCACGACTGGATCGCCGACAACCTGCGCGCCACGGGCGAGGCGGCGACGTACCAGACGTGCATCCTGCCGCTGCCGTTCCTGGCGCGGCGGCAGGGGCTGGTGACGGTGACGTGCAACCCGCGGAACCTGGAGCACATCCTGCGCGCGCGCTTCGACAACTACCCCAAGGGCCCCATGTGGCAGGCGGCGTTCCACGACCTCCTCGGCCAGGGCATCTTCAACTCCGACGGCGAGACGTGGCTGCTCCAGCGCAAGACGGCGGCGCTCGAGTTCACCACCCGGACGCTGCGCCAGGCCATGGCGCGCTGGGCCAACCGCTCCATCAAGGACCGCCTGTGGCGCATCCTAGCCGACCACTGCCACGCCGCCGCCAGCGTCGACCTCCAGGACCTCCTCCTGCGCCTCACCTTCGACAACATCTGCGGCCTCACCTTCGGCAAGGACCCCGAGACGCTGTCGCCGGGCTTGACGGAGAACCCCTTCGCCAACGCCTTCGACGAGGCCACCTTGGCGACCATGCAGAGGTTTCTGTTCCCCAGCTTCCTGTGGCGGATCAAGAAGGCGCTGGGCATCGGCAGCGAGCAGAGCCTCCGCAAGAGCCTCGCGGTGGTGGACCAGTTCATGACGGAGACCATCGCGGCGCGCAAGGCCACGCCGTCGGACGACCTGCTGTCCCGGTTCATGAAGAAGCGCGACAGCAACGGCAAGGCGTTCCCGGAGGACGTGCTGCAGTGGATCGCGCTCAACTTCCTGCTCGCGGGCCGCGACACGTCGTCCGTCGCGCTCAGCTGGTTCTTCTGGACGGTCATGCAGAGGCCGGACGTGGAGCGCAAGGTGCTCCTCGAGATCGCGTCCGTGCTCAGGGAGACGCGCGGCGACGACACGGGGAGGTGGGCGGAGGAGCCGCTGGACTTCGACGAGCTGGACCGCCTCGTGTACCTCAAGGCGGCATTGTCGGAGACGCTGCGCCTGTACCCGTCGGTGCCGCAGGACTCCAAGTACGTGGTGGCCGACGACGTGCTCCCCGACGGCACCGTGGTGCCAGCCGGCTCGGCGATCACCTACTCCATCTACTCGGTGGGGAGGATGGAGAGCATATGGGGGAAGGACTGCGTGGAGTTCCGGCCGGAGCGGTGGCTGTCGGCGGACGGCAGCCGCTTCGAGCCCGTCAAGGACGCGTACCGCTTCGTGGCGTTCAACGGCGGGCCGAGGACGTGCCTCGGCAAGGACCTCGCCTACCTGCAGATGAAGTCCATCGCGTCGGCGGTGCTGCTGCGCCACTCGGTGGAGCTCGTGCCGGGGCACCAGGTGGAGCAGAAGATGTCGCTCACCCTGTTCATGAAGAACGGGCTCCGCGTGAACGTCAAGCCAAGGGACCTCGCCGACTacgtcgcgccgccgccggaggaggcGCCGCCACTGGGGTCAGTCGTGATCCCAACCACCACTGCCGCCGCTGCATAG